In the Ictalurus furcatus strain D&B chromosome 13, Billie_1.0, whole genome shotgun sequence genome, GAGTGTTTGATTATACTCACTCGTTATGCTTGGGTGAGCAGACAATGGCAATGGCCTCGGGCAGCATCAGTTGAtaggagctgtgtgtgtgcagatccACACTGGAAAGAAAAGCTGTCTGTGTGGGATGCGTCTGTAGGCATGCATAAAtaaagacacatacacacacaggttaacAACCAACATCTTTACATAATCGGTTCTTGCATGATCACTAGCTGGCTTGACAGGAACTGAGAATAACTCTGTAAAATTATTAGGGATGTTACCATGGTGACCCTCTGCCTGAAGCCCCATTACATTTGATCCAACAGGTAATAGGACCAACTCAatagtcatttttaataaagctATCTGCTTTTCATAAACATCCCATTATGTTTTCAGAAAAGACTATTCATCTGTTTTCTCTGTCAATACAAAAAgcttacaaaaaaataataataaaaaaaagacaaaaggtgGCAATTCGATGAGAATGGTAAAGAGTGTCCTACATGGATCCAGCCAAGGGTCAGTAGGTTATGGTGGTCCTGATAACTGAACAGCTCCTCCACGTTCTCCATGTCACAGTAGTCTGGCCCGGATGACTGTTTGGGCACAATCACATGGGTGAGCATGAACTCGTTGTGAGTCTGGGGGTtaggaaaaaagaacaaagaggggtttttttccattctgtccATTGTGAGGCCATTTTAGCCAACTAAGCAAACAAAGCCAAAGTGCAACCTTTTATCAAATGTTTATGGAACCATTGTGTGAGAAGTGAGCAAGCCTTGAATACACTCACGCCCAGTTTCAGTATCACCACAGCTATTCTAAACATAGGCACTCTTATGCCAGAAAATGCAAATGGAAGAGAAACAGGTTGGACTATGTATAACCATGGAACAAAAATCAAATGGCCTCATTCACAATACTGGAACTCTGTATATGCCTACTCCATTGAACATGTCAATTAAATTTCTAGCACCCAATgaatgcagaaaaaggaagcatCATGGAGCTGGTAACCTAAAGAACATAAAGTAAGAACGAAGAACATATATAAGATGTTTGAGGCGAGAGAGCTCATACCATCGagataaatttaaataaaaaaaattagatctGGATTTCTGCAAAACTGCTGGGTGACAATGTGCATTGTTCAAAGCGTTGACAAATTGAATTAGATTGAATACCAGTTTTCCACAGAGCACGCCACATGTCTCAATGCCTCTGGCTGTGTTGCGGTCGGCCAGCAGCAGAAACCTGTATGTCAGGTCTCGAGGAATTAGAACCCGCCTCAAGCCTTCCACTTGCTGATCTAgaatagacacacacaaacgcatgcagtctacacacacactctgaatacAAACTCAGCCAGGTATGGACACAAAGCACTCTCCCTGTGTGACTCACTCTGGACGGCAGCTAACGTAGCCGCAGGTTTGGGGAGAGGCGTGGCTTGTTTGTTGCGGTTGGGGTCAAGGCGTGTGTGGTGTTTTGGAGTCTGGGACAGGCACGAGCCATCCGTTTGTTCAGATTCTTTAGGGCCGGCATCCTGTTTACGGTTGGCCTGCTCCTGACGCCGCAGCTGGTCCTCGAAGTAGCGGAACTGCTCTGACTCCAGCTGCATCTTTCTCAACTGTGCCACGCGCTGTTTTTCTTCCTCCAGCAAAGACAGCCTCTGTAACTGTTCTCCACACACAGCTACAGGCATGGCCTGGCTCTaaaagcacatgcacacacacacaatattaattaaaatacaacacaaagaaacagaaagacaagGACTGCATCAGTTCTAGCTCTGCTTACTTCAATAGCTTGTATGTGTCTCTACTGTATGCAAAACCTAGTGCAGCTTAGATTACAAAATGGTGAAACACGCAGCTTAGAGTCACAAAGAGCTGACAGTATGACGTGAGTTTAATCTGTTCAAGTGCACCTTGAGCTTACCTGCCTCTTCAGATATTCACTGTACTCTTTGCTGTATTTTTCATGAAGGAGTTTCCTCAGTTGATCCTTGCGGGGAAAAGCCACTTCTTGCAATTTCTATAAAAAGGcaaagtgtgaaaatgaaaggaatgaaAGGTGTGAAAGGAATTTATATTCAAGGAATATTTCCTCTAGGCAAGATGACAGTGTAATAGTGATGAATTTTATATGCAGCTTGATGATAGTCCTCAGAGAGATTTATTGACTTTGTAGTGTATCCAAGGTGCAATATCCACCTTCTTTTGAAAGTTTTGCTGGCACTGCTATcctaaaaaatataatcatacGATATTTCTGCCCACTCTAAAGCACATCACATTAGCTGGTGCTCATGCCAGCAGGACATGCGGGTTTATGAAATCTCTCACTTCTACAACAGAAAGAACAGTTTCAAAAGGAGTCATGAATCAATAATAAACTGAATAGAGGGAAAAAACAGTAAACCCAACAAGCAGAAGTGATATCTTTACTAACTGCAAAACTCCATTTGCCTAAAAAAAGACTGTGACCTGACATGCACCATGCAGTGAGTCTGCATTTCTAGACTGAACTGCCTACGCAACAACAGtagtacactgaagacattttctgTGATGTCTCAGTGggaatgagtgtgttagtgtgtctgTGCTAATGAAGCATAATGTTAATACGATTTACAGTGGGCTCAGCGCCACTGGGCTCCATCACTCAGCTCAGGCTGCCAGGGGCTTACCTTCATTATGACTTGTTTCTCAGGGACATTGCACTGCTGATAGTCCCGATGACTGGGGAGTTTCTCTACAAACAAACTGCAGAGTGAACATAAAGCACAAGCAGTGTACGTTAAAAGCCATGAAAGTATAATGGAAGGCTATGCTTTTGATATATAAAATTAGTTAAAATGTTCTTTCCACTTATAAGCGGTTAGTGCATACAAGCTCGCAAAGTTTCCATAATTAAAACACATATAAGTTAACTATACAACATCCATCTTCTGTCATAACTGGTGCATTCAAATTAGTagttaaatgttgttgttttttttgtttcttttctgttcttttttttttttaatcgttcaGACTGTATGAGAACCGAGCAGAGAACCAAGCTACTGCCATTAATAACTTTTTGTGCATGATTCTTCCAGACAAAATGGAAATggaatatgaaatgaaaaattaatGGGTGATAAATTCAGATAGTGAATTTGTGTTCAGTGTGCATGTACCATCAACAAAGAGGCACGGTGCAGGTTCAGGCATACACAGACTTGCAAATATCACTGACAGAACAACAAATAACAGAAATTCCTGTAAAATCTATATTTGAAAAATCATGAAGTTGGTTATGgatcctgttttagtagtattgtactgtcctgtgttgttagcacacgttcgcatgtgcactttatgtagaatgtgtagatcttatttagttctgtgtcgtctcatgtggttggttagtgtgttgttttatgaaaCAGCAGGGTACTGGAGGAATGtggtttcgtttcactgtgtaatgTACCAGCTATATATGGGTGAAATGACAAAAATCCAGTTGAACTTGAATTTCTATAGAATTTCTATAAAAATGCTCTGGCTTCCAGAGCAGTTTTGCCTTTTGGAATTGTGAAGCCCATCAGCATCCACTGAACAAAAGGTAGTGACCAATACTGATACCAAGTTATTCAGCTTAGTGACTTGCTTAAAAAGTCTGAATTGTTCACAAACGACACGTCTAGTTCGAATGGAAATTGGGAGTTTATCCATTTACGATATGAAGTGACTAAAATCATAAGTGAACTATTGCTGAGAAACATGCACTTTGAGCAAAATCTAGCTGAATTTAAcaatctagctagctaattcataGCTATTAAATCTTTTATACAGGCCCTCTGAAGGCCTAGtgacaataaaaacatgaaagaacTGTTCAGAATATCACTTTTCTCTCAGATGTGCTGGTAAAAGTCTAAGAAAAGGCCATTTATGGCTTAAAAAAAGctttacatatactgtatgttatattAACTGCAAACTGATCATAGGTTCATTTTAACAAATGTCAACATTGCATCACAATTTGTGAATATAATAGAAGTGGATGATTCATATGGAATATCcttgaaaaaaatgaatgccTTACAGCTACCATTATGATTAAACGcagcacatttctttctttgtccaAGTCCGGATCACATTCATTCTCTGCCTTACTGCCTGTACTTCATCTATACTTTGCcctaatgattaaaatgtaccACAGTTATCCTCTACCCTAGTGGAAAAGGTGTGTCAAAGCTGTCTTTAATAAGTACGTGATAAACTTGTTGTAGAGGACGAAGGCGTTCTCTAGACTGCCCTCCTCCAGGTAGACGGCAGCCATGCGCTCCATCTCGACCCCTGAGCGGAAGTAGCGGCGTGGCGCGATGTCTTCGCTGATCTCAATGTTGTAACCCATTTTACTGAGCGCTCGCACACGCTCCACTGCCGGCAGCGTCACATCCGTATAGTCTGGCTCAGCTGCCAGCTTCTTCTGCAAATAAAGAGCGGAGCTGAATCACCACAtgagaacacagacacacacatgaattagtgctgtttgttgtttgttctcAGTGCTCGTTCAGAAGTGAGACAGACCGGAAGCCACAAGCAGTGGCCTCGGCACCCATGCTAACACCCACACAGAGTGGCTTTTGAATGGTCATAGAGGAGAGAAGGCTTTTTTATTACCATTCAGTAGGGCACCACAGACCTGGAAGGAAGATTGGCTCAGCACTCAATACTTGCTGGAAATGACGACCAGTTTCACTTCTGAACACAACAATGAACAACAATGACGAGCTTAATTGAAGCGCTACAAAAAGCTCCACAGTTGTTAGTCAGCGAGGGGAAAGAGGCAAGAGGGCACGTTTATTTACTGAACCAAACGATGAGAACACTCTCTTTGTCTTTAATCGTCTATTCATGAAGAAGGGAAGCAAAGTGTGAAGGGGGCTTATATCCGTTCCTTCCTTCCCCACTCCCTCCTACTTCAGGATGGAAGGATGTGAATGACAGCGCAGCTGCATTGAGCATGCTAATGGAtgagtcagacacacacaccagccctTCTGCCCCCTCACACTCTTCCCCAGCACTCAGAAAACTGACCCATTAACCACTCCACCCCAGCATAGACCCCTCCATACCCCCATCACTCACCAGTGTGCTAAAGCTGAACTCCTGCTCCATGGCGCATTTAGGATGCAGGCTGGCAGGCTTCGATCCTACCGATGTCTCCATCTGTCATCTCCCAAGATGATTCCTCACtgagggaaaaataaaatacaagtgTCAGCTTGACATCATGACATCATGAGCCAGACAGCTGCGAGGCCACTGGGTCGATAGAGCCTCCTAAAAGGCCATAAAAGCCTGCTAAATGCAGACCTTTCACTTTACCTTCTGACTCCACCTTCCATTACTCAAACTAACACCAACCTACACACTAAAGCTTCTATCAGTTTTGTTTAGATCAGGTATGTCAGTCTGCAGTCTCCAGGTCCACAGCACTGCAGAGTTTAATATTATAGCTCACTTAACCTTCTGATTCAATGTGCTGAATGAAGCTGTTGTCCTCCTGAGTTTGACACCTCTGCTTCAGATAGTATTCCTTAATTAATTTACAGAGTTACAATGTGGGGGTGCATCAGTCTCCATAGAgagattattaattatattattcacTAAAACACAGTGAGTTTTAGTACAAAACAGCAATGCACACTTCTATTCAGGGCAGAAACTGTGCTACAGTTGCTATGACAGCTTGTAACCATGCAGAAAAATATGGTGAGTCATGAATATCAGttgtggaacaaaaaaaaaaacaaagagagactTGGTGGGCTGTCACACAAAGCAGACTACTCAGTGAACCTTAGACACTTCTCCTGTATGAGGCTTTTTTACTTGTCCATCACCAAGCCACACTTTTGAATTTATGATAGATGCAGCAGAACGGTTCGTTACCAAACACTGTGGCACTCAGGTTGATGATGCC is a window encoding:
- the stambpl1 gene encoding AMSH-like protease isoform X2, which produces METSVGSKPASLHPKCAMEQEFSFSTLKLAAEPDYTDVTLPAVERVRALSKMGYNIEISEDIAPRRYFRSGVEMERMAAVYLEEGSLENAFVLYNKFITLFVEKLPSHRDYQQCNVPEKQVIMKKLQEVAFPRKDQLRKLLHEKYSKEYSEYLKRQSQAMPVAVCGEQLQRLSLLEEEKQRVAQLRKMQLESEQFRYFEDQLRRQEQANRKQDAGPKESEQTDGSCLSQTPKHHTRLDPNRNKQATPLPKPAATLAAVQNQQVEGLRRVLIPRDLTYRFLLLADRNTARGIETCGVLCGKLTHNEFMLTHVIVPKQSSGPDYCDMENVEELFSYQDHHNLLTLGWIHTHPTQTAFLSSVDLHTHSSYQLMLPEAIAIVCSPKHNDTGVFRLTTAGMSEVAGCRLKGFHPHSKDPPLFTICKHVVVKDAKTTVLDLR
- the stambpl1 gene encoding AMSH-like protease isoform X1, which produces METSVGSKPASLHPKCAMEQEFSFSTLKKLAAEPDYTDVTLPAVERVRALSKMGYNIEISEDIAPRRYFRSGVEMERMAAVYLEEGSLENAFVLYNKFITLFVEKLPSHRDYQQCNVPEKQVIMKKLQEVAFPRKDQLRKLLHEKYSKEYSEYLKRQSQAMPVAVCGEQLQRLSLLEEEKQRVAQLRKMQLESEQFRYFEDQLRRQEQANRKQDAGPKESEQTDGSCLSQTPKHHTRLDPNRNKQATPLPKPAATLAAVQNQQVEGLRRVLIPRDLTYRFLLLADRNTARGIETCGVLCGKLTHNEFMLTHVIVPKQSSGPDYCDMENVEELFSYQDHHNLLTLGWIHTHPTQTAFLSSVDLHTHSSYQLMLPEAIAIVCSPKHNDTGVFRLTTAGMSEVAGCRLKGFHPHSKDPPLFTICKHVVVKDAKTTVLDLR